A stretch of Hydractinia symbiolongicarpus strain clone_291-10 chromosome 9, HSymV2.1, whole genome shotgun sequence DNA encodes these proteins:
- the LOC130657713 gene encoding testis-expressed protein 30-like isoform X2: protein MEENLEIVVGDKQLHGILTKPNQFSSWSKYAVIITHGAGGDINNTHLIRITEKLEYCKENVDVTGCILAGRSMGGRVAAEVASSCLNLASFIYGVACISYPLHRLKQFADLRTSHLLHLSVPTFIINGTKDSMCKKELMDQLIQKMSCSVTMHWVKEADHSLKLKGKYSEEIVENMCDWFATWCQLVFAVEKS, encoded by the exons AATTTGGAGATTGTTGTGGGAGATAAACAGCTACATGGCATTCTTACAAAGCCAAATCAATTCAGCAGTTGGAGCAAATATGCAGTTATTATCACCCATGGTGCAGGAGGAGATATAAACAATACCCATTTAATACGTATAACAGAAAAATTG gaaTACTGCAAGGAAAATGTTGATGTTACTGGATGTATTCTTGCAG GAAGATCAATGGGAGGTCGTGTAGCTGCAGAAGTTGCTTCATCCTGTTTAAACCTGGCAAGCTTTATTTACGGTGTTGCATGCATTTCGTATCCATTACATCGACTAAAACAATTTGCAGACTTACGAACCTCACACCTGTTACACCTATCTGTACCAACTTTTATTATTAACGGGACAAAAGACAGCATGTGTAAGAAAGAACTAATGGATCAACTAATCCAGAAAATGTCTTGTAGTGTGACCATGCATTGGGTGAAAGAGGCTGACCATTCTCTaaaattaaaaggaaaataTTCTGAAGAAATCGTGGAAAATATGTGTGATTGGTTTGCAACGTGGTGTCAACTGGTATTCGCAGTTGAGAAATCGtga
- the LOC130657713 gene encoding testis-expressed protein 30-like isoform X1: MEENLEIVVGDKQLHGILTKPNQFSSWSKYAVIITHGAGGDINNTHLIRITEKLVYYGFIVLRFTCKPPNFQFRVKCYRAVLEYCKENVDVTGCILAGRSMGGRVAAEVASSCLNLASFIYGVACISYPLHRLKQFADLRTSHLLHLSVPTFIINGTKDSMCKKELMDQLIQKMSCSVTMHWVKEADHSLKLKGKYSEEIVENMCDWFATWCQLVFAVEKS, encoded by the exons AATTTGGAGATTGTTGTGGGAGATAAACAGCTACATGGCATTCTTACAAAGCCAAATCAATTCAGCAGTTGGAGCAAATATGCAGTTATTATCACCCATGGTGCAGGAGGAGATATAAACAATACCCATTTAATACGTATAACAGAAAAATTGGTATATTATGGCTTTATAGTCCTGCGATTTACCTGTAAACCACCAAATTTTCAATTTAGAGTCAAATGTTATAGAGCTGTTTTG gaaTACTGCAAGGAAAATGTTGATGTTACTGGATGTATTCTTGCAG GAAGATCAATGGGAGGTCGTGTAGCTGCAGAAGTTGCTTCATCCTGTTTAAACCTGGCAAGCTTTATTTACGGTGTTGCATGCATTTCGTATCCATTACATCGACTAAAACAATTTGCAGACTTACGAACCTCACACCTGTTACACCTATCTGTACCAACTTTTATTATTAACGGGACAAAAGACAGCATGTGTAAGAAAGAACTAATGGATCAACTAATCCAGAAAATGTCTTGTAGTGTGACCATGCATTGGGTGAAAGAGGCTGACCATTCTCTaaaattaaaaggaaaataTTCTGAAGAAATCGTGGAAAATATGTGTGATTGGTTTGCAACGTGGTGTCAACTGGTATTCGCAGTTGAGAAATCGtga